The Plasmodium yoelii strain 17X genome assembly, chromosome: 8 genome includes a region encoding these proteins:
- a CDS encoding 26s proteasome regulatory subunit s12: MENDIFEKNINVLERIYLSKHVVVHPIVLLSVVDHYNRIASNTKKRVLGTILGEKIDGVVHITNSYALPFDEDIKDINIFFIDDNYNENLFNMIRKINTREKILGWYTTGSNIKPNDIFINEIFYKYHHAPIFLLVNVHTNQTIFPVNAYVAIEKAISNNKFRKTFIHIPVRIGAFEAEDVGVEFLLKELKSVSTSTLATKVGDKLSALKTLISKLYEISEYLNDILQGNIEMNIKILYNLQNVFSLLPDTDNPELVEAFMVKNNDIMLNIFIGSITRSVIALHNLINNKIENKINTEKKQLLEDQNIKEKEKAKEK; the protein is encoded by the exons atggaaaatgatatatttgagaaaaatataaatgtgcTTGAAAGAATATATTTAAGCAAACATGTCGTAGTACATCCTATAGTATTATTATCAGTAGTAGATCATTATAATCGTATTGCAagtaatacaaaaaaaagagTTTTAGGTACAATTTTAGGAGAAAAAATTGATGGTGTTGTGCATATAACAAATAGCTATGCATTACCATTTGATGaagatattaaagatataaatatattttttatagatgataattataatgaaaatttgtttaatatgataagaaaaattaatacacgTGAAAAAATTCTTGGATGGTATACTACTGGATCTAATATAAAACCcaatgatatatttattaacgaaatattttataaatatcacCATGCTCCTATATTTTTACTTGTAAATGTGCACACAAATCAAACAATTTTCCCAGTTAATGCGTATGTAGCTATAGAAAAGGCTATTTCgaataataaatttagaaAGACATTTATTCATATCCCAGTTAGGATAG GCGCATTTGAAGCAGAAGATGTTGGTGTAGAATTTTTGCTAAAGGAATTAAAAAGCGTATCAACCTCAACCCTAGCAACAAAAGTTGGTGATAAATTATCGGCACTAAAAACATTAATATCTAAATTATACGAAATTTCtgaatatttaaatgatatattacaaggaaatatagaaatgaatataaaaatattatataatttacaaAATGTTTTTAGTTTGTTGCCTGATACAGATAACCCAGAACTTGTCGAAGCCTTTATGGTTAAGAACAATGATATTATgttaaacatatttataggTAGTATTACAAGATCTGTTATAGCTCTTCACAAtcttattaataataaaatagaaaataaaataaatacagaaaaaaaacaacttTTAGAGGATCAAAAtattaaagaaaaagaaaaagccaaggaaaaataa